From the genome of Virgibacillus proomii, one region includes:
- the accA gene encoding acetyl-CoA carboxylase carboxyl transferase subunit alpha, with product MKQMLEFEKPIVNLKEKIAELKRFTADSDIDLTEEINTLEKRLAILENDIYSNLKPWDRVQLARHPERPTTLDYIEELFTDFIEFHGDRLFGDDAAIVTGIAFYKEKPVTIIGHQRGKDTKENIRRNFGMPHPEGYRKALRHMKQAEKFSRPIICFIDTKGAYPGKAAEERGQSEAIARNLMEMAGLTVPIICVVIGEGGSGGALALGVGDEIHMLENSTYSVISPEGAASILWKDASYAQTAAESMKITAYDLKKLGIIDRIIPEPRGGAHRNVKEQAAYLDEAIVQSLQMLEKYSVDELLKKRWEKYKKIGQYQTI from the coding sequence ATGAAGCAGATGTTGGAATTTGAAAAACCAATTGTAAATTTGAAGGAAAAAATTGCAGAACTAAAACGTTTCACTGCAGATAGTGATATCGATTTAACAGAAGAAATTAATACATTAGAGAAGCGTCTTGCGATATTAGAAAATGATATTTATAGTAATTTAAAACCATGGGATCGTGTTCAACTTGCCAGACATCCGGAAAGACCAACAACGTTGGATTATATTGAAGAACTATTTACCGATTTTATTGAATTTCATGGGGATCGTCTATTTGGAGATGATGCAGCAATTGTGACAGGTATTGCCTTTTATAAAGAAAAGCCAGTTACAATTATTGGACATCAACGTGGAAAGGATACAAAAGAAAATATTCGGCGTAATTTTGGAATGCCTCACCCAGAAGGATACCGAAAGGCTTTGCGGCATATGAAACAGGCTGAAAAGTTTTCCCGACCAATTATTTGTTTTATTGACACAAAAGGAGCTTATCCGGGGAAGGCAGCTGAAGAAAGAGGGCAAAGTGAAGCGATAGCTAGGAATCTAATGGAAATGGCTGGACTTACTGTGCCGATAATTTGTGTTGTGATTGGTGAAGGTGGAAGTGGCGGTGCTTTGGCATTAGGAGTAGGAGATGAAATACATATGCTGGAAAATAGCACCTATTCTGTAATTTCACCGGAAGGGGCAGCTTCTATTTTATGGAAGGATGCCAGTTATGCACAGACTGCGGCAGAGTCGATGAAAATAACTGCATATGATTTGAAAAAGTTAGGGATTATCGATCGCATTATTCCAGAGCCCAGAGGTGGTGCCCACCGCAATGTGAAAGAACAAGCTGCATATTTAGACGAGGCGATAGTACAATCTTTACAAATGTTAGAGAAATATTCAGTTGATGAATTACTTAAAAAAAGATGGGAAAAATATAAGAAAATTGGGCAATACCAGACAATCTAA
- the accD gene encoding acetyl-CoA carboxylase, carboxyltransferase subunit beta, producing MLKDFFGKRKKYASIPSEQAKADVPEGLMQKCSGCHKIYYRKEMNKNLQVCPNCDYHHPLQAWQRINTLFDEGSFNEWDKQLTTGNPLHFPGYEEKIEKDKQKTGLKEGVVTGKGKINGNVTAFAVMDSTFRMGSMGSVIGEKIARAVENAKDEGIPFIIFTASGGARMQEGVLSLMQMAKTAAAIKHFSDAGGLMISVMTHPTTGGVSASFASIGDYHLAEPGALIGFAGRRIIEQTIREKLPDDFQTAEFQLEHGQLDKVVHRSEMKDLLALLLTFHQKGGKKS from the coding sequence TTGCTTAAGGATTTTTTTGGCAAGCGAAAAAAATATGCATCCATCCCGAGTGAACAGGCAAAAGCTGATGTTCCTGAGGGCTTAATGCAGAAATGTAGTGGGTGCCATAAAATATACTATCGTAAAGAAATGAATAAAAATTTACAAGTGTGTCCGAACTGTGATTATCATCATCCATTACAAGCATGGCAGCGAATTAATACATTATTTGACGAAGGAAGCTTCAACGAATGGGACAAGCAGTTAACAACTGGAAATCCGCTCCATTTCCCTGGCTACGAAGAAAAGATTGAAAAAGATAAGCAGAAAACAGGTCTCAAAGAAGGTGTAGTCACCGGAAAAGGAAAGATAAATGGCAATGTTACGGCATTTGCGGTTATGGATTCTACCTTTCGGATGGGGAGTATGGGGTCGGTAATCGGCGAAAAAATTGCGCGCGCAGTTGAAAATGCAAAAGATGAAGGCATTCCGTTTATTATTTTTACAGCATCCGGTGGGGCAAGAATGCAGGAAGGTGTTCTCAGCTTGATGCAAATGGCAAAGACAGCAGCAGCTATTAAACATTTTAGCGATGCGGGAGGTTTAATGATTTCTGTTATGACACACCCGACAACAGGAGGAGTATCGGCAAGTTTTGCTTCGATTGGTGATTATCATCTTGCGGAGCCGGGAGCTTTAATTGGTTTTGCAGGTCGTCGTATTATTGAGCAAACAATTCGTGAAAAACTGCCTGATGATTTTCAAACAGCTGAATTTCAATTGGAGCACGGGCAATTGGATAAAGTTGTACACCGTTCAGAAATGAAAGATTTATTAGCATTATTGCTAACGTTTCATCAGAAAGGTGGAAAGAAATCATGA
- a CDS encoding FadR/GntR family transcriptional regulator, giving the protein MAVSMSQKQKVYQGVLKEIRQYIVTHHLQPGDKLPSERELAEILHAGRSSIREALRAMELLGLIETKRGEGTFLSRYRPFQMVELLASFVLQEEQTKTDLVKTIRLLEKEAAKLAFCHMSKQDVDELSAILEKDEMEFVHAMFFQFIFNMSHNLLLNKVWQLMYEFAITIKSISLDKEFYEQLVQLYYNKQYAAIEKLFDKLLEK; this is encoded by the coding sequence ATGGCTGTGTCCATGTCACAAAAGCAAAAGGTGTATCAGGGCGTTTTAAAAGAAATTCGCCAATATATTGTTACACATCATTTACAGCCGGGAGATAAGCTTCCTTCTGAGAGGGAGCTTGCTGAAATCTTACATGCTGGCAGATCGTCTATACGTGAAGCATTACGTGCAATGGAATTGTTAGGGTTAATTGAAACCAAACGTGGTGAAGGAACTTTTTTAAGCAGATATCGTCCGTTTCAGATGGTAGAGCTGCTTGCTTCTTTTGTTTTACAGGAAGAACAGACAAAAACGGATTTAGTTAAAACCATCCGATTGCTAGAAAAGGAAGCAGCTAAACTCGCATTTTGTCACATGAGTAAGCAAGATGTAGATGAACTATCCGCTATCCTAGAAAAAGATGAGATGGAATTTGTACATGCTATGTTTTTTCAATTTATTTTTAATATGTCCCATAATTTGTTGCTTAATAAGGTTTGGCAGTTAATGTATGAATTTGCTATTACCATTAAGAGCATTAGCTTAGACAAGGAATTTTATGAGCAATTAGTGCAGTTATATTATAATAAACAGTATGCAGCTATTGAAAAATTATTCGACAAGCTGTTGGAAAAGTAA